The window GCCCGACCAGAAGTTCATCGTGCCCTCGAAGATGATGTCGCCGGAGTCCTGGTGCGCGCAGAGGGCCTGGGTGCCGCCCTGCCAGCGGGTGCCGGCGCAGACAAACTTCTGATCGACGTGGGTCAGAAAGGAGCCGCGGAAGTTGGCCGTGAAGTTATCGCCCTGATGCTGGCGGTCGATGCGCTGCTGCCAGAGGAGTTCGCCCGTGTCGTTGTAGGCGACCAGGCGAAGATCGGTGGCGCGGGAGTCCGTGGGGCGCGGGAGGCTGTAGGCGACCAGTCGCATGGGGGGAGCGCTTAAGGTGAGAGCGGCCTCCGGCTCGCACCCGAAGAGGGTGGCGTCGGCCTCATCGTGGTCGAGGGGCCAGGCGCGGGGGCTGCCCTCAGGCTCAAAGAGCTCGTGGCAGCGGGGATAGAGGGTGGGCTGGCCAACCTCGGTGGGATGCATGGGGAGGGCATCGGGATTGCGGAGGTCGACGGGCTCCGGGGGGGCCCAGGTGGCCTGCGGGATCTCGGAGACGGCGACGTCGTCGCTCGGGGCCGATGCGCCCTGCGGGTCAGCCGGCGCATCGCAGGCCACAAACGCCAGTGCGGCGCTCAGGCTCATGGCGAGTGCGTAGATGTGAGGCGCGCGCGGGAGACGAGGGGATGGGTGGAGGCTCATGGACAGGTCCAGGTGTGCCAGGTGGTGTGGGGGTGCTCAAGCCAGGGGCGAAAGAGAGGATCCTGGAGGAGGCAGCCGGAGTGTCCGACGATGATCAGCTTACGGCGGGCGCGGGTCAACGTGACGTTGAGGCGACGCGGGTCGCTCAGGAAGTCGCCAGGCCGCTCGCTCTTGACGAGGCTGGCGATGATGACGTCGCGCTCGCTGCCCTGGAAGCGTTCGACAGTGTCGATGTCGATGGAGGTCCCTTCGGGCAGGGTGAGCTCGTCTGCGACGAGCGTGCGCAGCAGGTGGACCTGGGCACGGAAGGGGGAGATGACGCCGACCGAGAGGGAGGGAGCGCGGTCGATGAGTACGCTGAGAAGTTCAACCACAGCGCGGGCCTCTTTGAGGTTGGTGCGGGCGTCTTCGGTGCCGCGTACGTCCAGAAAGGCCACCGGCTCATCGCTTGCCAGGGCGGGGTGGAGGAGGTCGACCCGGGGCAGGTGTCGGTCTTCGACGTGGGGGGCGGCCTGGAGTTTATTGTCGTAGAAGGTCTCGGCCGGGAAGCTCATGATGGGGCGGTTCATGCGGTACTGCACCTGGAGCATGTGTACCGGGAGGCCGACGGAGGCCAGGCGTTCAAAGAGGCTGCGGTCGAGGCCGGCCAGGCCGGCCTGCTGCAGGTCGTCGTTGAGCTTAAATGGGCTATGGTCGGCTGTGATGAAGGCCGAGAGGGCACGTTCGCTGGAGACGATCGGGGGGAGCTGGGCGTGGTCGCCCACGAGCACGAAGCGGTGTGCCAGTGAGATCGGGCCCAGTGCCAGCGGTTCGGTGAGCTGGCTGGCTTCGTCGACGATGGCGACATCGAAGGCGTAGCGGTCGCGCTGGCGCTCAAAGAAGGCGATCAGCGGGGATCGCAGTGCGCTGTGGGTGGTGGTCGCGATGATGGTGGCGCGGCCCACAGCTTCGCCCAGGCGGTTGAGGCTTGTGTGGGCGTGGGCCAGATCGTCGGCGAAGTAATGGTCGGGGTTGAGGCCACGTTCCTGAAGCGCGCGGGCGACCCGGGGGCTTTTGGCGGCGGAGCCGATGCGCAAAAAATGGGGGTGATGTCCGCGCTGGTCGCCGGCCTCCAGCAGCTTGATAAGCATCGTGTCGACGGCGGTGTGGGTGAGCGCGGCGAGGAGGACGCGCTGGTCGCGGTCGGCGGCTTCGAGGGTGAGATGGGCGATGACGGTGGTTTTTCCGGTGCCGGGAGGGCCCTGGATGAGCGCGCCGGTGGGGGCACAGAGGGCGTGTTCGATGGCGTTGCGCTGAGGAGCGTTGAGGGCGTCGAAGGTGGCCGGGTGGAGGTTGGGCGTAGCGCCCTGGCCACGCATGGCGTTTTGAGCGGCGGGCGTGGTGGGGCGGACCAGGACCTCGAGAAGATCGCGTCGTTGCTCGCGAAGCACGCGGTAGAGAGCCTGATGGGCGCTGCGGTAGCCCAGGCGTGCGGGGGGCAGATCGGCGATGTATCCCGGGCCGCTGAGGGCCTCAGGGAAGTGGGCGGCGCGCAGGCGAAGTTCCAGGCTGTCGTCGTCCACCGAGACGCAGCGGCCGCGCAGGATATGGGAGGCGTCGACATCACCGCGGTGGATGAGCAGGGCGTCGCCCGGGGAGAAGATCTGCAGGTTGTTGCCGCGCAGGCGAGCGCGGTCGGGGTGGCCTTCGACCGGCTCCAGGTGAAGATCAGCCGAGGCCAGACCGGCCTCCACGCGCTCGGAGAGGCGCTGGGGCTCGAAGATGGCGCCCAGGGCTGCGTGATCACTCCAGCGCTCCATCGCGACCAGGCGGCTCATGTGGGCGTGGTAGGCGCGGGCCTGGCGCACGAGTTCCGGATCGGTGGAGGGCCAGGCAAACACGCCGTAGTCGGGCTGGGGGGCCAGGCCGAGAAGTTCGGACTGAGCTTTACAGCGGTCGCGACGAAAGCGGCAGGTGCCCTGGCGGCACAGCGCAGGCTCCTCCATGTAGTAAGGCGCGCGGTAGGCGAAGGCCGGGTCGACCTGCGCGCGGTAATGGGCCACGAGATCGTTTCGGGCGTGGAGGATGCGACGTTCGCGATCGATATCGTTAAGGGGGGCCTGGCGCATGGTGCCGTCGCGCGAGTAGAGGAGGTGGCCGGTCATCGGGAGGCTCTCGGCCCTGGCGAGCTCCTCCCAGAGAAGGGCGTAGCTGCGAACCTGGCCGATGTGATCGTCCCAGGGTTTGCCGCTTTTAAGCTCGATGATCTGCACACCTTCGTCGGGGTTTTCGACGACGAGGTCAATGCGACCTTCCAGGCCGTAGCGCGAGGAGAAACGGGTGGCCTCAACGTGGCGACCGCTCCAGCCGACGCGGGCGGCACCGGGGCCCGACGCGCTGTGGGTTCGCGGGGCGGTGAGCCGGCGCATATGATCAAAATGGGTGCGGGCCTGAACTTCGAGGGAGGCCAGGGTGGCGTCGTCAACGCCGGCGGCCAGAAGGTCGAGGCGAAGGTCGGGGAGGCGGCTCTCCAGAGAGGCTTCGAAGCTCAGAGGTTCAGGGGCGGTGAGATCTTCGAGCATGCCGTGAATGAGGTTTCCGAAGGCCAGGTGGTGGGTCAGATCGCCGGGGTCGCGGGCGTCGACGAGGACGCGCTGGGGGCAGCCCTGGGCTTTGAGCACGTCGCTCACCGAGACGGGCCAGGAGGGCTCGACGATGGGCAGCGTGTTGGCACCGGCGGTCAGGAAGGTTCGCCCTCGGGAGTCGTGCAATGGCGAGGCGTCGATGAGGTTGAGGCGCGCGCCCTCCCAGAGGTTTCGGGCGCTGTTATAAACCTCACTGTGATGGCGAGCGTAAAAGAAGACGCCAACCGAGCCCTCCTCGCCGTGGTCCAGGGTAAAGCGCAGGCCGGGCCCCTGGCGGGGATGCTCAAAGTGGTCGAGGTCGCGCACCACACCGCCGAGGATCGTGACCGGGGTATCGTCGGAGTCGCCTGCGTCAGGCAGCGCATCAAAGCCCTCGGAGGTCCGAAAGCGAAGCCCGGCCAGGAACTCATCGATGGTCTGGGGACGGCGCGCCGGGTCGGGGCTGATGGCGCGCTCCAGGGTGCCGATGGCAAAGGA of the Lujinxingia sediminis genome contains:
- the plbQ gene encoding PLuB system PQQ-binding repeat protein — its product is MSLHPSPRLPRAPHIYALAMSLSAALAFVACDAPADPQGASAPSDDVAVSEIPQATWAPPEPVDLRNPDALPMHPTEVGQPTLYPRCHELFEPEGSPRAWPLDHDEADATLFGCEPEAALTLSAPPMRLVAYSLPRPTDSRATDLRLVAYNDTGELLWQQRIDRQHQGDNFTANFRGSFLTHVDQKFVCAGTRWQGGTQALCAHQDSGDIIFEGTMNFWSGIDLVGVGPALVGADINGLTLRYPFTGVEMRHRAFGARGGRTAFYASSPTHVFFVPADGDPVLSAWNLETLEIDWQLTLPDKPQPNSGQSFPSLELLVFKIGDTLHALSTTDGTQRITMTVGVDNPSLATTDDALLVLVRRSDAPPLLTSLDPRTGLATRAALAPRGALAVGTDGPRIFTRSVRALREITLKAPAPRANSDD
- the plbH gene encoding PLuB system helicase-like protein, which encodes MHQFPTSLLDQPPRWELRDSPVWLMDRDEEGEYVVWRHEASGGLLRVSVALRHAATAHHPGLNAPQRWWLHDNALYLCAPYPGGELLANAALERLTFSAAVDAITPLALALKSAHRRSVVHGALGPERVFYEPTTGRLSAVGLGEWAALPRNVASPSPLTDIEGLARVLLFLTLPPREATAARPNFETIPSFAIGTLERAISPDPARRPQTIDEFLAGLRFRTSEGFDALPDAGDSDDTPVTILGGVVRDLDHFEHPRQGPGLRFTLDHGEEGSVGVFFYARHHSEVYNSARNLWEGARLNLIDASPLHDSRGRTFLTAGANTLPIVEPSWPVSVSDVLKAQGCPQRVLVDARDPGDLTHHLAFGNLIHGMLEDLTAPEPLSFEASLESRLPDLRLDLLAAGVDDATLASLEVQARTHFDHMRRLTAPRTHSASGPGAARVGWSGRHVEATRFSSRYGLEGRIDLVVENPDEGVQIIELKSGKPWDDHIGQVRSYALLWEELARAESLPMTGHLLYSRDGTMRQAPLNDIDRERRILHARNDLVAHYRAQVDPAFAYRAPYYMEEPALCRQGTCRFRRDRCKAQSELLGLAPQPDYGVFAWPSTDPELVRQARAYHAHMSRLVAMERWSDHAALGAIFEPQRLSERVEAGLASADLHLEPVEGHPDRARLRGNNLQIFSPGDALLIHRGDVDASHILRGRCVSVDDDSLELRLRAAHFPEALSGPGYIADLPPARLGYRSAHQALYRVLREQRRDLLEVLVRPTTPAAQNAMRGQGATPNLHPATFDALNAPQRNAIEHALCAPTGALIQGPPGTGKTTVIAHLTLEAADRDQRVLLAALTHTAVDTMLIKLLEAGDQRGHHPHFLRIGSAAKSPRVARALQERGLNPDHYFADDLAHAHTSLNRLGEAVGRATIIATTTHSALRSPLIAFFERQRDRYAFDVAIVDEASQLTEPLALGPISLAHRFVLVGDHAQLPPIVSSERALSAFITADHSPFKLNDDLQQAGLAGLDRSLFERLASVGLPVHMLQVQYRMNRPIMSFPAETFYDNKLQAAPHVEDRHLPRVDLLHPALASDEPVAFLDVRGTEDARTNLKEARAVVELLSVLIDRAPSLSVGVISPFRAQVHLLRTLVADELTLPEGTSIDIDTVERFQGSERDVIIASLVKSERPGDFLSDPRRLNVTLTRARRKLIIVGHSGCLLQDPLFRPWLEHPHTTWHTWTCP